Proteins from a genomic interval of Uloborus diversus isolate 005 chromosome 4, Udiv.v.3.1, whole genome shotgun sequence:
- the LOC129220906 gene encoding PTB domain-containing engulfment adapter protein 1-like, protein MMKQSNLLKWAHNSKNNAKNGTSNKSWIHPPDALQHGHVAYLVKFLGSIEVDQAKGIEVVKDGIRKLKFNQQLKKAEGTKTPKVEVTISIDGVAIQDQKTKQILHQYPLHRISYCANDKSDKKFFSFIAKEDCGEKHMCFVFASDKLAEDITLTIGEAFDLAYRKFLDTSGKDLEAKKQLMILQKRVQELEKENMRLKKRLDEVTNGSCVENRNITNGQPPQNLLHLNGETPTMPRHQSAIEPNFNAALHQNVRNDMAKSMPTSPSEELFHLVTLPIAPTVGTKLENLVLDDLDDFNPRENKITNGNKGNISQVQ, encoded by the exons ATGATGAAGCAATCTAATTTACTGAAATGGGCTCATAACAGCAAAAACAATGCCAAAAATGGAA CATCAAATAAAAGTTGGATCCATCCACCGGATGCACTACAACATGGACATGTGGCATACTTGGTTAAG TTCTTGGGATCCATTGAAGTAGATCAAGCAAAAGGAATAGAAGTTGTTAAAGATGGAATTCGAAAATTAAAG TTCAATCAACAGTTGAAGAAAGCTGAAGGGACTAAAACACCCAAAGTAGAAGTAACTATATCTATTGATGGAGTAGCCATTCAAGACCAAAAaaccaaa CAAATTTTACATCAATATCCTCTTCATCGCATATCTTATTGTGCCAATGACAAATCTGACAAAAAGTTCTTCAGTTTTATAGCAAAAGAAGATTGTGGCGAAAAGCATATGTGCTTTGTATTTGCTAGTGATAAATTG gCTGAAGATATTACTTTAACGATTGGTGAAGCATTTGATTTAGCATATCGTAAGTTTTTAGATACTTCAGGAAAAGATTTGGAAGCTAAGAAACAACTGATGATTCTACAAAAAAGg gTTCaagaattagaaaaagaaaatatgaggcTGAAAAAGAGGTTGGATGAAGTAACCAATGGCAGTTGTGTAGaaaatagaaatattacaaatggACAACCT ccgcaAAACCTATTGCATTTAAATGGGGAGACACCAACTATGCCTCGTCATCAGTCAGCTATTGAACCAAATTTTAATGCTGCATTACATCAAAATGTAAGGAATGACATGGCTAAATCAATGCCAACATCTCCTTCAGAG GAATTATTTCATTTAGTCACACTTCCAATAGCTCCAACAGTAGGTACCAAGCTAGAAAACCTTGTTTTAGATGATCTTGATGATTTCAATCCAAGGGAGAATAAAATTACAAATGGAAATAAAGGTAATATTTCTCAAGTACAGTAA